From the Paraflavitalea soli genome, the window GTACCCTGCTGGCTTTTTGTGAAGGCAGGATCGGCAGTGCCAGCGATACCACGGATATGGATCTGCTGCTGCGGCGCAGCACGGATGGCGGGAAAAGCTGGGAACCAACGGTAGTGATCGCTGCCCGTCAAACAGGCGCTACCAGTAATCCTACCCCCATCGTAGACCGGGATGGTACGATCCACCTGCTCTACCAGCGTCAATATACCCATGCCTATTATACCAGATCAACGGATGATGGTAAGACCTGGCGTGCTGCTGCTGACATTACGTATGCCTTTGATGCTTTCAGGCCTGAGTATGCCTGGCAGGTATTAGCGCCGGGACCGGGTCATGCCATTCAGTTGAACAATGGCCGACTGCTGGCGCCGGTGTGGCTGCGCACTCCTAAAGAGATCATTCCGCAAAGAACGTATCGCGTAGCGGTTATCTATAGTGATGATGCAGGCGCTACCTGGAAACGGGGTGCGATCCTGCCCGATGTGCCGGCAGTAAGAAATCCCAATGAATCGATGGCGGTGCAACTGGAAGATGGGCGGGTAATGATGAGTATCCGCAACAATGCTCCTGCGCGGCGCCGTGGTGTAAGTTATAGCACTGATGGTATCAGCAACTGGACAGTGCCGGTAGCAGAAGAGGAGTTGTTTGAGCCGGCATGTATGGCCAGCATCATCCGCGCCAGCCATGCAAAGAACGGCGGCAAGAACCGGCTGCTTTTCGTGAACCCGGATAGTCGCGACCTGCCCAAATATCCGCGTAAGAACCTTACGGCCAGGATCAGTTATGATGAAGGGGAAAGCTGGCCTGTACGCAAAGTGATCGATACAGCTTTAGCCGGTTATTCTGATCTGGCGATAGATAATAAGGGCACGGTGTATTGTTTGTATGAAGCCAATACGATTGGAAAAGGATGGAACTATAGTATCGTGATGAAAAAATTTACGATTGACTGGATAGAAATGTGAGTGGGGAAGGCGTGAGCGTGCGTTTGCTTCGATAGCAGATTTCTCACTACGCTGCGCTACGTTCGAAATGACAAAAGGGGGATGGAACTCCGTTCGAAATGACAGTGTGGAGGGGTTGTGTTCGAAATGACAAAGAAACAGGCATTGCCACTAAATGTATATTATGAAAAACCCATTGATATTTATTTTATTGGTAACAGGAGCCTGGACCTGGGCCAGCTGCAAGACCGGAAAGGTGAATGCCGGTAAACAGGCTCCGGAAACAACCATTGTATTTGAACCGATGGCTGGTTCCTATGCTTCCATGCGTATTCCGGCGCTGGTGCTTACGAAGCAGGGCAGCCTGCTGGCTTTCTGTGAAGGCAGGATCGGCACGGCCAGTGATTGGGCGGAAATGGATATGCTGATGCGGCGCAGCACCGATGGTGGCAAAACATGGGAACCGATGGTGGTGATAGCAGCCCGCCAGGGACCTATGCCCACCAGCAATGCTACGCCCATTGTAGATGCCGATGGCACTATTCACCTGCTGTACCAGCGGGGCTATGCCAACGCCTATTACACGAAGTCAACGGATGATGGTAAAACCTGGAGCCCGGCTGCAGACATCACTTATGCTTTTGATGCGTTCAGGCCTGAATACAACTGGCAGGTGCTGGCGCCCGGACCCGGCCACTCCATCCAGTTAAAGAATGGCCGTTTGCTGGTGGCAGTATGGATCTGTGATCCTGCGAAATTATTGCCGCATAAAAGTCATTACCCTTCCCGCATAGCCACCGTTTACAGTGATGATACAGGCAGGACCTGGAAGCGGGGAGCGATCCTGCCAGATGGGGTGATCAAGAACCCCAGTGAAACGATGGCGGTACAACTGGAAGATGGCCGGGTGATGTTGAATATCCGCCATTCAGGAGACAGTCATCGCCGGGGAGTGAGTTATAGTCCCGATGGCATTAGCCAATGGACAGATCCTGTACTGGACACTGCCTTGTATGAACCTGTTTGTATGGCATCCATCATCCGGTTCAACGACAAGGGTAAGAGCGGTTTGCTGTTCACCAATCCCGACACGCGTAATGCTCCCAAACCTCCCCGTAAGAACCTTACGGCCAAATTGAGTTATGATGAAGGTAAAACATGGTCTATACAGAAAGTGATCGATACCTCTTTCGCCGGTTATTCTGATATCGCGGTTGGCAAAGATGGTACGGTGTATTGTCTGTATGAGACCAATACGGTGGGCACCGGATTCAATTATAGCCTGGTGCTGAAGCGGTTTACGATCGATTGGATCAAGAAATAGCTGTGAGCTGCGAGCTGCGAGCGAATACAGCGCCGGTTTTGCTCGCAGCTTCTTCACAAAGAATTGCTAAGCATTCAAATAAAGCATAATTAAGTTAAAATAAATAACATGATGAAAATTGAAGGATTGATCGCAGCGACGTTTGGGGCATTTCACGAAGATGGTTCATTAAACCTTAGTCCTATTCCAGACCTGGTAGAAAAACTGATCAAAGACGGCGTAGCCGGTGTATTTATTTGCGGCACCAATGGCGAAGGTCCCAACCTTACCGTTGAAGAACGTATGACCGTAGCAGAAGCTTATGTAAAAGCAGTTAATAAGCGGGTATTGGTACTGGTGCATGTAGGGCATCCTTCCATTGCCGAGTCGAAGAAGCTGGCTGCCCATGCTGCCAGTATTGGGGCCGATGCTATTTCAGCCGTAGCAGCTTTTTATTTTAAACCTGGCTCGGTACAGAACCTGGTGAACTGTATGGCGGAGATCGCTTCCGCAGCGCCCTCCCTGCCTTTCTATTATTACCATGTGCCTGCACTTACGGGGGTAGGTATGGATATGATCGATTTCCTGCGCCTCAGTGAAGGTGTGATCCCCAACCTGGCGGGTATTAAATATACAGCCGTTACCATTTTTGAATACCAGGCTTGCCTCAACTATAAAAACGGCAGATACAATATCCTGTACGGCTATGATGAAATGCTGTTGAGTGCGCTGGCTGTAGGGGCGGGTGGTGCTATTGGCAGTACCTATACCTTTGCAGCGCCTTTGTACCTGAAGGTGATGGCCCTGTTCCGGGAAGGCAAGCAGGAAGCAGCACAGCAGTTGCAATTGAAGCTGGTAGAAATGGTGCGTTGCCTCCTGAAATATTCCCCCATCCCTGCCCAGAAAGCGATCATGGAAATGCTGGGATATACCTTAGGGCCCTGCAGGCTTCCCCTGGTGAGTCTCACCAAACAGGAAGCAGCCGCTTTGAAAGTGTCTTTACAGGAAGTGGGCTTCTTTGAAGAGCTGGAGAAATATACAGCAGGCCGGAAGCAGGAGGTTTCTGCCTAGCGAATGTTTCTTTGGTGATGCTGCTTCGCAAGGGCAGCCCCTACAGGGCTGAAAAAACACCTTCGCGTTGATTGCTACAAAGCGGTAGCCCCTCTGGGGCAAAATGCACGTTTGACACGCATGGAGGAAAGCGATAGCCTCCCGCTTGTTGCGGGACAAGCTCTCTGGGGCAAAATGCACGATTGATACGCAATGCGTATTACAAAGCGGTAGCCTCGCCGAGGCAGCATACACGTTTAATACGCATGGAGATGTGCGCTATTATGTTGATGTGTTCGTATACTATTCACTATTGACTATTCATCATGAAGAATTGTTTGCTCATATGTTCTTTCCTCTTCCTCTTGTTCTCCGGCAGTTTGCTGGCGCAGGACAAAGCGCATCCTTCCTATGTACGCTGGGGCGAGTTGCCGCCATTACCTGGAACGCCTGGCCTGGCAGGATGTTTTGCCGGCGTATCGAACGGTACGTTGCTGGTAGGGGGCGGTGCTAACTTTCCGGATGGCGGCACACCCTGGACAGGCAGCAACAAGACGTGGCAGGATAAAGTATATGCGCTGGAAACAGCTACAGGCAGTTGGAAAGAAGCGGGCAAGCTTCCCCGCCCATTGGCCTATGGGGTGTCTGTTACCTGGAAGGGTGGACTGATCTGTGTGGGTGGGAGTGATGCGAACAATCATTATGCAGATGTATTTCTCTTACAATATACCAATGGCCGTGTGCAAACAACGCCATTGCCTGCTCTGCCCAAACCATTGGCCAATGCCTGTGGGGTACTTATCGGCGATGTGATCTATATAGCCGGTGGTACGGCCAGTCCTGCTGCCACGGCTGCAGAGTTGGTATGTTGGTCACTTGACCTGTCGAAGGGTGTTGCAGGCGCTCAATGGACTATCCTGCCTGGCTGGCCGGGGCCTGCGCGTATGCTGGCCGTAGCGGGCACGCTGGATGGCGCCTTCTACCTGATGAGTGGTGTTGAACTGGTGAAAGGGGCAGGGGATAGCGTGGCCCACCGGGTGTTCCTGAAAGATGCTTATCGTTATACGCCCGCCAAAGGTTGGGCCAAAGTAGCTGACCTGCCCGAACCGGTAGCGGCTGCACCCAGTCCGGCCTATACCAGCGGTCAATCACACCTGTTGGTATTTGGCGGTGATCATGGCCGTTATTTTGAACAGAATGCTATCCTGAAAGAAAAGCATCCCGGTTTTTCTGATAAGGTATGGGCCTATAACAATATTACGGATGTGTGGACGGCTATCGATACGATCCTGACGCATAAGGAGGCAGATGCTGCACAGCAGCCCAACAACAGTGTATGGGCGCCGGTAACCACGCCTTCGGTGCTCTGGAATGGCAGTGTCGTATTTCCTTCAGGAGAAGTAAGGCCGGCAGTAAGGACACCAAGGGTACTTATGGCCACACCCATACAACCTGCAGGGGCTTTCCACGTGCTGGATTGGATCATTGTAGGAATCTACTTCCTGCTGGTGATCGGTATCAGTGTGATCGTATCGCGTAAAATGGAAAGCTCCACGAATGATTTCTTTTTAGGCGGCGGTAAGATACCCTGGTGGGCGGCGGGCCTCAGTATTTTTGGTTCCAAACTGAGCGCGCTGACGTTCATTGCTATTCCTGCCAAGGCTTATGCTACGGATTGGGTATACCTGCTCAATAATATTATGATCGTGGCAGTAGCGCCGCTGATCGTTTATTTCTACCTGCCTTATTTCCGGAAGATGCAGTTGACGAGTGTGTATGAGTACCTGCGCATCCGATTTAACCAGCGGGTAAAATTATTGGGCAGTCTTACGTTCGTATTGTTCCAGGTGAGCCGCCTGGGTATTGTTATTTACCTGCCTGCGTTGGTATTGAGTGCAGTAACAGGCATCAATATCTTTGTTTGCATCATTGGTATTACGGTCATCACCACGGCCTACAGTGTATCGGGTGGCATTGAAGCCGTGGTCTGGACGGAAGTGATGCAGGTAGTGGTGTTATTGGGCGGCGCTTTAATTGCGCTCATCTTCATGGCCAACTCTCTGCCGGGAGGCTTTGGACAATTGTTTACCGAGGCAGCAGAAAACAATAAGTTCCGGATGGCCATTATGCATGGCCGGATCACGGAACCTGTGTTGTGGGTTGTGCTGGTAGGCGGATTCCTGACGCAATTGGTGACGTATTCGTCGGACCAGGTAGTGGTGCAGCGCTACCTGACCACGCCTACTGAAAAGGAAGCGAGGAAATCTATTTATACGAATGCCTTGCTGGTGATCCCCGCTTCGCTTATCTTCTTTTGTGTGGGCACGGCCTTGTGGGTGTTCTTCAAACACAATCCTGCTGCGTTGAATCCCAACGGACGGATCGATGATGTATTCCCCTGGTATATTTCCAATCAACTGCCTTCCGGTCTGGCCGGATTGGTGATTGCCGGTTTGTTTGCCGCTACCATGTCTACCATCAGTTCCAGCATGAACTCGATCGCCACGGTAGTGACTACGGACTTCTATCAATACCTGAAGCCGGCGAGTACGGACAGGCAGCGTTTTGCCTTTGCACGCCGTACCACGGTCGTATTGGGCGTTCTGGGTTTCTTCATTGCGGTGTACATGGTATACCTGAGCAATGCTTCCATCTGGGACCAATACCTGAAGATCATTGGCCTGTTTGGCGGCTGCCTGGCAGGTATGTTCGTAGCTGGTATATTCTTCCCGCGCATTAACAGTGTTGGTATATTTATCGGCTTTATTGTAAGTGCTATCTGCCTGTTCTTTGTACAAGCGGCCAATATTGTCAGCTTTTTCCTATACCCGGCAGTCGCCGTACTGATGTGTGTGCTGGTGGGCTACCTAAGCAGCCTGATCTGGAAAGAAAAAGGGTGATCATTGTTTGACAAGCGTAAAGGTCATCCGGTCACCCGCCTTGAGAGTGTTTTCCACATAATACACCATTGTTTTACAATCGTAACCGGCGATGGTACCATTGAGCGTACCGTCGCTGGTCAATGTATTACCACTCACTTTCCAGGTGCCTTTTTCTGATCCTGAGGGGGTACAAACTGTGCCCAGGTCATTGTATTCCCAGGTCCCGTCGGACTTCAGGACGAGGATATCATCTTTTTCGCAATCTTCTCTATAGGCCAGGTAATCGACAGATACGGAAGAAGCTGTTAGCTTATACTGCAAGGCGGTCAGTTTGTAAGAACCGGACAGGCCAGTCATACTGGTACTACACTCCCCATTATTGGATTCGCTTTTATCTTTTTTGCAGGAAAAGAGAAGGAGGCTGGCTGCTACTGCGGGTACGGCCCATGACAAAATGGTTGATCTCATACGTTTCATTTGTTTGAATGTGAACATTGTTTGACAGCAGTACCCGCCCCTCGGGCCTAAAGGTTGGGCCGGAACCAAAATAATTTTTTTTGAAGGCTGCCCAACCTTTTCCCTCCATGGGCGGGTACTGCCCTGGAAAGCCGGTATGTTCCGGCTGTGATATATTATATATTTTTGCAATTATTTGTGAAAACAACAGTACTGGTAATCGCGGCAAGCTGCCTGATGGGTTGCAGCACTTCGATCAAACTGGCCGTACCCCAAACGTTCAAAGAGCAGGCCACCATGGAGCATGTAGACGGGGCCAGGGGCAATAAGATGTCGATGGCTAATTTTACTACTTCCCGGATCAAAAGAGGGGCCCACGTAAGTTATCCCGGCTGGGGGCGTGCTTATATATTGGAAAACCTGGTGCTGCAGCAGATTGGTCTTGGCATGAGCGGGACCACGGAAAATGAAAAAGCCAGGTTTCACTACGAGCTGTCGGACGGAAAAAGCACGGCCGAGATCTATGCCCATGAAAAGGCGGTTACCAAAAAGACGGAATACAGTGTGCTTAACAACAATAGTTTCTTCGGTTCATTCGAAAAACTGGAGCAATACAACTATATATTTTCGGCCATGATCTATGGCGGCACCAAGCCCACCAGCAAAGTCTGGGAGCTGATGATGACGAATATCTATGACCGGAAAGCGGAAAATGATAAAAACATATTTGCCTATATCAAAGCGGGTGATAATGGACTGGCCACCAATGGCAGTGATACGATCTACATAAAACCGCTCAGCATTAAAAAGACGGAAATGGCCAATGGTAAGACAGGGACCTTGCCTTTTAAACTGCTGTCGGGCTATGAACTGAGTACATCGGGTGGGGTGATTGCCATTGTGGACCTGATCGACCGGAATGTATGGTTTTACAATGAACTGGATGCGGAGGAAAAGTTCAATGTATCGGCTATCGCTACCGCTATCCTGGCGCGACGAGTACATAATGAGCAGTGGTAAGCCGCGGCTGCGGTGCCCTGGCGGATAATGAATGGTGAAAACAGGACGAAACAATATAGGGGGAACTGGAACAGGAGTTACAAATACTGGTTGCTGAGTGCCGCGAAGGCAAACGAAAAGCGCAGGAACAACTGTACCGGCAGCTGTATGGCTTTGCCATGGCCATTGCCATGCGTTATGCTACAGACGAGCAGGAGGCGGGTGATATCCTGGGCCATGCTTTTGTAAAAATGTTCCGCAGTATCCAGTCCTTTGATGAAACGAAGGGGAACTTCCATGGCTGGCTGAAGAAAATCATCATCAACGAAGCGCTGGATATCATCAAACAAAGAAGCCGTTTTACGAGGCTGGAAATGGATATGGCGGAAGAGCCGGCGATCAATAACAGTATCATTGAACAAAGTGATGCGGCTGCTATCCTGCAGCTGGTAAGGCAATTGCCGCCTGCCACACACGCGGTATTCGTATTGTATGCCATTGATGGGTATACACACAAGGAAATAGCCCAGCAATTGAATATCAGCGAAGGGACCAGTAAGTGGCACCTGAGTGAAGCCAGGAAATTACTAAAACAAAAATTAACAGGAACCAGTATTTAGTGCATACTACCACACCATATGAGCAATCAATAGCAGCCAAGCTGGATCAGGTGCCGGTGCCGGATATGGCCGATAGCATCTGGGCCAGTATTGACCTGCAATTGGGTGGGCCGGTGGATGTACCGGTTAAAAAGGCGCCCCTGAAGTATGGCGGAAAGATCTGGTATGTGTTTGTCGGTGTAGTGGCGGTGGTGACTACGTTGTGGTGGTATGGTGTTCGTAAGAGTCACCCTCCCGGGAAAACGATACCGGAAAAGGCGGTGCCGGCAATGAAGGATTCCTTACCTGTAACAGACAGTACAATCATCAATGAGGAAAAGATCAGGCCGGTAACGCCTGCCACCAGGAAAGTGGACTCCACGTCACCGCAGGAACCAGTAAAAGCTTTTACCAACCCGGATTCCGTGGTTGATAAAAGCCTGCCTCGGGTTGTAATAGATTCACCTGCTGTACAAAACTTCCGTCCGGTTGTCCCACTGGTTGATTCTGCTGCCGTTACACCGCCGGGTAAGCGGCCCAAAGGGGTAAAGGGTATTGGTCCCGATGATTATAGAATATCGGCGGGTAAGGATTCAACTAAAAAAGGCAACTGATCTGAACGTAGGCAGTATTATTTCTTAAACTCCAGTGTGTGCTTTACATTGCTGGTATTATCGTCGTAATAATCGGTGGTGATCAGGTGGTCGTTGGTGAACTTGTTGATGATGTATTCATCGCCATCGATCAGCAAGAGGCTTTCATTTTCCAGTTCATACCTGAAGGTGTCGAGTGCTATCTGGCCGTTTTCACTGATCCTGGTATATACGTTCCCATTGCTTCTGAAATCGATGGTAAACAAGCCTTGCGGAATATCAACGGATGAGGAATCCTTGTATGCCCCGGTGGTTTTGTTGTACGTTACTTCGGTTTCTTTCACGATATTCCATACGCCGAGGATACGGTCTGCCGGCTTTTTAAGATCATCTTTGTCTTTGGTACAGGAAAATACAAGGGTCATTGCGGTGAGGCCAATAAGGGAATAACGCAAGGATGCGGTTCTCTTCATAGAGGATCGGATTTTGATTTGGCCGTCAAAATAACAGTTATATTCGAATGGTCAAAGCCGTGGGGCTACCTTTTTTATAAGTAGCTACCACTCAGCAGGAGCGGGTGGCAGGTCACTTTAGTTTTTACCCCTGATCAGCCCCAGGGTGAATTGCATAACGGCATCGCGGTTGCTGATAAAATCCTGTTGGGATTGGGTGACGATGTGATGTGGCTTAATGCCGCTGCCAAAAGGTATCTCCTTCTTTTTCTCCACATACTGAAGCAGGTCTACCACGGAAAAGGAAAAATTAATATGGGTATGGGGTAATTCGTAAGCTACACTGTTGTGCCCGGTATGACCATAATAGCCGCCCATACTTTCTTCTCCGATCACCAGGGAGGAGCCTTCATCGCTGCGTACCATACTGGCAAACAGGGAAGCGGCAGAGGCTACTGCCGGACCAATCAATAAATAGATCCTGCCTTTGAAAGCCAGGCTGTCGGGCTGCCAGAAAGGATTGAAATCAGGGTTTTGGTAATACCTTCCCTGGCGCAACTGGTTATGCTCTTCCAGGAAGTTCTCTTCTATATCAGTAATATCCGTGCTGTCATCTGTATAGAAATATTGACGATAGGGCACCTTTTGAAAGAGGGTAAAGGCTTGCTTGTTCTCTTTAAAAGGATGATCGGTGAGGTAGGAATAAGTAAGCAGGTCATTGGGGTCGGAGCCACCGCCATTTTTGCGGATATCCACTACCAGGTGCCTGATCTTTTTTTCTTTCAACGTGGCAAAAGATTGTTGCAGGAACTGTTTATAAGCTGCATGTTTTGGGGAGGTGGCATTGCCCAGGGAAAAAGTATTGACGGTTAAAATGGCTGCCTGCAGGCTGTCGATCAATTGAAAGGTATAGCGGTTGTCGAGTAAGGTGTCGAGGTAGAGGGAATGTCTTTTTTTGCGCAGTATCTGGTAGTCGCGGTAAGTAACTGCGGGAAGGGTAGTGCTGGCCGTTTGTTGGGAAGGGAAAGGTTTGTATACTACGTGGAATTGTTGCACGGGACCAAATTCATACCGGTAAAACAGTGAAAAGGATGATCCAATACCCAGTAGTTTACCGGTGGTGTTCAAACCATCGGTGGTGTAATATTTATACAGACGTGGTAAAATGGATGGCAGGGGCAGGCCATTGATGGA encodes:
- a CDS encoding sialidase family protein; this translates as MIKITIIGCLLVSAMCGCKTGKQVAAQSVLPAGPVTTVVFEPAGEYAAMRIPALVLTQKGTLLAFCEGRIGSASDTTDMDLLLRRSTDGGKSWEPTVVIAARQTGATSNPTPIVDRDGTIHLLYQRQYTHAYYTRSTDDGKTWRAAADITYAFDAFRPEYAWQVLAPGPGHAIQLNNGRLLAPVWLRTPKEIIPQRTYRVAVIYSDDAGATWKRGAILPDVPAVRNPNESMAVQLEDGRVMMSIRNNAPARRRGVSYSTDGISNWTVPVAEEELFEPACMASIIRASHAKNGGKNRLLFVNPDSRDLPKYPRKNLTARISYDEGESWPVRKVIDTALAGYSDLAIDNKGTVYCLYEANTIGKGWNYSIVMKKFTIDWIEM
- a CDS encoding sialidase family protein, which gives rise to MKNPLIFILLVTGAWTWASCKTGKVNAGKQAPETTIVFEPMAGSYASMRIPALVLTKQGSLLAFCEGRIGTASDWAEMDMLMRRSTDGGKTWEPMVVIAARQGPMPTSNATPIVDADGTIHLLYQRGYANAYYTKSTDDGKTWSPAADITYAFDAFRPEYNWQVLAPGPGHSIQLKNGRLLVAVWICDPAKLLPHKSHYPSRIATVYSDDTGRTWKRGAILPDGVIKNPSETMAVQLEDGRVMLNIRHSGDSHRRGVSYSPDGISQWTDPVLDTALYEPVCMASIIRFNDKGKSGLLFTNPDTRNAPKPPRKNLTAKLSYDEGKTWSIQKVIDTSFAGYSDIAVGKDGTVYCLYETNTVGTGFNYSLVLKRFTIDWIKK
- a CDS encoding dihydrodipicolinate synthase family protein; its protein translation is MMKIEGLIAATFGAFHEDGSLNLSPIPDLVEKLIKDGVAGVFICGTNGEGPNLTVEERMTVAEAYVKAVNKRVLVLVHVGHPSIAESKKLAAHAASIGADAISAVAAFYFKPGSVQNLVNCMAEIASAAPSLPFYYYHVPALTGVGMDMIDFLRLSEGVIPNLAGIKYTAVTIFEYQACLNYKNGRYNILYGYDEMLLSALAVGAGGAIGSTYTFAAPLYLKVMALFREGKQEAAQQLQLKLVEMVRCLLKYSPIPAQKAIMEMLGYTLGPCRLPLVSLTKQEAAALKVSLQEVGFFEELEKYTAGRKQEVSA
- a CDS encoding sodium:solute symporter family transporter, whose translation is MKNCLLICSFLFLLFSGSLLAQDKAHPSYVRWGELPPLPGTPGLAGCFAGVSNGTLLVGGGANFPDGGTPWTGSNKTWQDKVYALETATGSWKEAGKLPRPLAYGVSVTWKGGLICVGGSDANNHYADVFLLQYTNGRVQTTPLPALPKPLANACGVLIGDVIYIAGGTASPAATAAELVCWSLDLSKGVAGAQWTILPGWPGPARMLAVAGTLDGAFYLMSGVELVKGAGDSVAHRVFLKDAYRYTPAKGWAKVADLPEPVAAAPSPAYTSGQSHLLVFGGDHGRYFEQNAILKEKHPGFSDKVWAYNNITDVWTAIDTILTHKEADAAQQPNNSVWAPVTTPSVLWNGSVVFPSGEVRPAVRTPRVLMATPIQPAGAFHVLDWIIVGIYFLLVIGISVIVSRKMESSTNDFFLGGGKIPWWAAGLSIFGSKLSALTFIAIPAKAYATDWVYLLNNIMIVAVAPLIVYFYLPYFRKMQLTSVYEYLRIRFNQRVKLLGSLTFVLFQVSRLGIVIYLPALVLSAVTGINIFVCIIGITVITTAYSVSGGIEAVVWTEVMQVVVLLGGALIALIFMANSLPGGFGQLFTEAAENNKFRMAIMHGRITEPVLWVVLVGGFLTQLVTYSSDQVVVQRYLTTPTEKEARKSIYTNALLVIPASLIFFCVGTALWVFFKHNPAALNPNGRIDDVFPWYISNQLPSGLAGLVIAGLFAATMSTISSSMNSIATVVTTDFYQYLKPASTDRQRFAFARRTTVVLGVLGFFIAVYMVYLSNASIWDQYLKIIGLFGGCLAGMFVAGIFFPRINSVGIFIGFIVSAICLFFVQAANIVSFFLYPAVAVLMCVLVGYLSSLIWKEKG
- a CDS encoding lipocalin family protein, which translates into the protein MRSTILSWAVPAVAASLLLFSCKKDKSESNNGECSTSMTGLSGSYKLTALQYKLTASSVSVDYLAYREDCEKDDILVLKSDGTWEYNDLGTVCTPSGSEKGTWKVSGNTLTSDGTLNGTIAGYDCKTMVYYVENTLKAGDRMTFTLVKQ
- a CDS encoding RNA polymerase sigma factor, whose protein sequence is MVAECREGKRKAQEQLYRQLYGFAMAIAMRYATDEQEAGDILGHAFVKMFRSIQSFDETKGNFHGWLKKIIINEALDIIKQRSRFTRLEMDMAEEPAINNSIIEQSDAAAILQLVRQLPPATHAVFVLYAIDGYTHKEIAQQLNISEGTSKWHLSEARKLLKQKLTGTSI
- a CDS encoding S41 family peptidase, with the protein product MHPKAIAILICLGLYVSVIAQSGTQKKGPGKTALLADLDLYRHILEKAHAGLYKYHTKKQVDSLFDHYRQQIRPGTTLLDFYRYVSTILSYIGSLHDDVSLPQSYLDSMVTRPAFFPYPVSVVNNKLLVNIDGQQIPAGAEIVSINGLPLPSILPRLYKYYTTDGLNTTGKLLGIGSSFSLFYRYEFGPVQQFHVVYKPFPSQQTASTTLPAVTYRDYQILRKKRHSLYLDTLLDNRYTFQLIDSLQAAILTVNTFSLGNATSPKHAAYKQFLQQSFATLKEKKIRHLVVDIRKNGGGSDPNDLLTYSYLTDHPFKENKQAFTLFQKVPYRQYFYTDDSTDITDIEENFLEEHNQLRQGRYYQNPDFNPFWQPDSLAFKGRIYLLIGPAVASAASLFASMVRSDEGSSLVIGEESMGGYYGHTGHNSVAYELPHTHINFSFSVVDLLQYVEKKKEIPFGSGIKPHHIVTQSQQDFISNRDAVMQFTLGLIRGKN